A segment of the Lineus longissimus chromosome 11, tnLinLong1.2, whole genome shotgun sequence genome:
TATCGTAGGCAGCACCCTCAATTTCGTAATTCTGTGTCCAGCCTATCATGAGACACTTGGGAAACAGTACCCCCTTTGGATACACGTCAACAGCCCATTCCCATGTTGTCTCTTCATCGGTCTCCGAGCCACTCACAGGGGTAAAAAACATCAGAGTCTGCACCGAGTAGTTTTGTAAAGAGTGAAAATGTTCAACATAAAAGGTAGTGCCCCAGAAATCATTGGTGTAGTTACGCGGTTTGAAAGCGTCGGGACAGAATAGATTTGAGGGCAAGTCCATATGGTTGCGGATTTCTTTCGGATATGAATGATAATTGAGTGCATTGCTTATCTTTTCCATGAAGAATTCCTCATGGATCGCGACGATGGGATCAGATTGCATACTGACCAATTGATTCGATTGAATCATTGGAAATCTGATCCATGACATGATATCCAATGCAGTGTTAGTATATTTGACGCAATCTAAATGCTGTCTCTGAAAAATCCAGTTCTTGATACAAGAGAACAACGTGTATTCATCTGGGATCACCAATTCAGAAGATCGAAGAAATTGGATCAGTTCGTCTGCTTCCATTTGTAGGTACTGCACAGTTGAGAGAACTTTGTGAAAGTTCCAAGTAATGAAATCCTTACATGTTCCGGCGAGCCTTTTATCCTCTTTCAACACCGCATAACGATACCACGAAACGGCTCTGTTATGGTTTATGTCCGACACGATATGTTCACACATATAATTGACACAAATCTGCGACAGATCAGCGATGAAGTACTTGTCGCCCAGAATGAGTAACGGCAGGACGTTATCATGAGTCAGTTGAATCACACCTGTGTAGAGATACCTGAGAAACTGGCCAAATACCTGGCAGCATTCTGGCTCCTCTTTCAAGAGAACTTGATTCCCCTGAGACTCAGGCCACATGGGGCTTCTGAGCATCACGAGAAATACTTTGCTAGATTGACACAGGATGAGCTTATGTGCAAAATGCACCTGTTGCCCAACGATAAGTTGAATATCACAGAATTCCTGGCTTTCGTAAAGCATGGCAAACCTCTGGAGAACTTTGTATGAGTTGTTGATCAGTTGGCCGTGTTCATGATGAAATGCGGACTTTCCTTCATTCATTGTTAACTCTTGCacgtctgaaatgaaaaaaacgaTTATAACTGAAAACTACatatgtaataataataataataataataatatatgagttcttatatagcgcatttCCAGGTTCCCTGCTCAATGCGCTTTTGGGACTACATTATTATCATCCCgatctccacagaaatcaatctggggtttcaatgagcagctactgagcgctcAATttaactcgaccagtaggaagtttctaagtggcgactcagccggg
Coding sequences within it:
- the LOC135496325 gene encoding BTB/POZ domain-containing protein 17-like gives rise to the protein MPIVRSEKTYKDVYSYKDRVPSENHTGTNKFAGKWLENDVQELTMNEGKSAFHHEHGQLINNSYKVLQRFAMLYESQEFCDIQLIVGQQVHFAHKLILCQSSKVFLVMLRSPMWPESQGNQVLLKEEPECCQVFGQFLRYLYTGVIQLTHDNVLPLLILGDKYFIADLSQICVNYMCEHIVSDINHNRAVSWYRYAVLKEDKRLAGTCKDFITWNFHKVLSTVQYLQMEADELIQFLRSSELVIPDEYTLFSCIKNWIFQRQHLDCVKYTNTALDIMSWIRFPMIQSNQLVSMQSDPIVAIHEEFFMEKISNALNYHSYPKEIRNHMDLPSNLFCPDAFKPRNYTNDFWGTTFYVEHFHSLQNYSVQTLMFFTPVSGSETDEETTWEWAVDVYPKGVLFPKCLMIGWTQNYEIEGAAYDTVRLAIMSKSTEHRAVEIVLLVTGVQDNIEFTKNVVKKRMVFDEDDNVYNVNDIVPYVELNDCRSSYLSGVDGDVFKITLIIKPCCE